In Oryza sativa Japonica Group chromosome 11, ASM3414082v1, the following are encoded in one genomic region:
- the LOC4350435 gene encoding protein RICE SALT SENSITIVE 3, which translates to MVGSGAAGGGGGGGGGGDHARSKEAAGMMALHEALRNVCLNSDWTYSVFWTIRPRPRCRGGNGCKVGDDNGSLMLMWEDGFCRPRVAECLEDIDGEDPVRKAFSKMSIQLYNYGEGLMGKVASDKCHKWVFKEPSECEPNIANYWQSSFDALPPEWTDQFASGIQTIAVIQAGHGLLQLGSCKIIPEDLHFVLRMRHMFESLGYQSGFFLSQLFSSSRGTSPSPSSFPLKQQQPPPPQLFNWPGHAPPQLPPGASPLFPPGPAAFHPSSRPMPPFPGGGKDESHLFHLPPAAAAKQPQHMDEHHHHQQQPMAAPQQHGGEAPEGDLKWPNGLSFFTALTGRTEDAKFLFGGGGGGGADDGSKTAAAAQDAGHGGAENVEEYLSLESHSNKARRMESAQSTKFKRSFTLPARMSSSTTSTSPSVSASTAPAPPQQQQGMEYRGPHEGGVYSDLMETFLE; encoded by the exons ATGGTGGGCTCCGGGGCggcagggggagggggagggggaggaggaggaggggatcacGCGCGCAGCAAAGAGGCCGCCGGGATGATGGCTCTCCACGAGGCCCTCCGCAACGTCTGCCTCAACTCCGACTGGACTTACTCCGTCTTCTGGACCATCCGTCCTCGCCC GCGGTGCCGCGGCGGCAACGGGTGCAAGGTCGGCGACGACAACGGCAGCCT GATGCTGATGTGGGAGGACGGGTTCTGCCGGCCGCGGGTGGCGGAGTGCCTGGAGGACATCGACGGCGAGGACCCCGTCCGCAAGGCCTTCAGCAAGATGTCCATCCAGCTCTACAACTACGGAGAAGG GCTGATGGGAAAGGTGGCGTCTGATAAATGTCACAAATGGGTCTTCAAGGAACCTTCTGAATGCGAGCCCAACATCGCCAACTACTGGCAGAGCTCTTTTGATGCC CTTCCTCCCGAATGGACTGATCAGTTCGCCTCTGGCATCCAG ACCATAGCAGTGATCCAAGCTGGCCATGGCCTTCTTCAGCTTGGCTCTTGCAAGATC ATACCGGAGGACCTGCACTTCGTGCTGCGGATGCGGCACATGTTCGAGTCGCTCGGCTACCAGTCGGGCTTCTTCCTCTCCcagctcttctcctcctcgcgggggacctcgccgtcgccgtcgtcgttcccgcttaagcagcagcagccgccgccgccgcagctcttCAACTGGCcgggccacgcgccgccgcagctcccgcccggcgcgtcgccgctCTTCCCGCCCGGGCCGGCCGCGTTCCACCCGTCGTCCCGGCCAATGCCGCccttccccggcggcggcaaggatgAGAGCCACCTGTTCCAtctcccgccggcggcggcggccaagcaGCCGCAGCACATGGacgagcaccaccaccaccagcagcagccgatGGCGGCGCCGCAGCAGCACGGCGGGGAGGCGCCCGAGGGCGACCTGAAATGGCCCAACGGGCTGTCGTTCTTCACCGCGCTCACCGGCCGGACCGAGGACGCGAAGTtcctcttcggcggcggcggaggcggcggcgcggacgacgggagcaagacggcggcggcggcgcaggacgcggggcacggcggcgcggagaACGTGGAGGAGTACCTGAGCCTGGAGAGCCACTCCAACAAGGCGAGGAGGATGGAGAGCGCCCAGAGCACCAAGTTCAAGAGGAGCTTCACGTTGCCGGCGAGGATGAGCTCGTCCACCACGTCGACGTCCCCGTCGGtgtcggcgtcgacggcgccggcgccgccgcagcagcagcaagggatGGAGTACAGGGGCCCACACGAGGGCGGCGTCTACTCGGACCTAATGGAGACGTTCTTGGAGTAG